One Tessaracoccus lacteus DNA window includes the following coding sequences:
- a CDS encoding GntP family permease — protein sequence MTTQLVLAALAGIAVIVALIVWLKIHPFLALMAGAGTMAIAAGTPYQDLFSSFTTGLGDTIAGVGLLIVLGSIIGTLLVHSGGADVIVDTILAKTPVKRLPWAMALIAFVVGIPLFFEVGVVILIPVVMFAAHRAKLPVILLGIPALAGLSALHGLVPPHPGPLIAIDALGANLGLTLGFGLLVAIPCVAISGPILGRVMAKWVPIPARENFLGEVDTDARDGRRPSFAAALIVVLLPVVLMLARTVVEMAGSEESGLGQAVVFVGTPLIALTITTVVAMFLLGYTLGRTLKQVSDTVGSSFAPIASILLIVAAGGGFKQTLVDSGIADVIASGIVQASIPVILAGWIVSALIRVATGSATVATITASGIMAPLATDLTSPHLALLVLAIGSGSVFLSHVNDAGFWLVKEYFGMTVGQTFKTWSLMETVLSVTGLASVMLLSLAF from the coding sequence ATGACCACTCAGCTCGTTCTCGCGGCCCTGGCAGGTATCGCCGTCATCGTCGCGCTCATCGTCTGGCTCAAGATCCATCCCTTCCTGGCGCTGATGGCCGGCGCCGGCACGATGGCCATCGCGGCCGGAACCCCCTACCAGGACCTGTTCTCCTCCTTCACGACGGGGCTCGGCGACACCATTGCGGGCGTCGGCCTGCTGATCGTGCTCGGCTCGATCATCGGCACACTGCTCGTCCACTCGGGCGGCGCCGATGTGATCGTCGATACCATCCTCGCGAAGACCCCCGTGAAGCGGCTGCCATGGGCCATGGCGCTCATCGCCTTCGTCGTCGGCATCCCGCTGTTCTTCGAGGTCGGCGTCGTGATCCTGATCCCCGTCGTGATGTTCGCCGCGCACCGCGCCAAGCTGCCCGTGATCCTGCTCGGCATCCCCGCGCTCGCCGGCCTCTCCGCGCTGCACGGCCTCGTGCCTCCGCACCCCGGACCCCTGATCGCGATCGACGCGCTGGGCGCCAACCTCGGCCTGACGCTGGGCTTCGGCCTGCTCGTCGCCATCCCCTGCGTCGCGATCTCCGGCCCGATCCTCGGCCGCGTGATGGCGAAGTGGGTCCCGATCCCGGCCCGCGAGAACTTCCTCGGCGAGGTCGACACGGATGCCCGCGACGGCCGCAGGCCCTCCTTCGCCGCGGCGCTGATCGTCGTCCTGCTTCCCGTGGTCCTCATGCTCGCCCGCACCGTCGTGGAGATGGCGGGCTCCGAGGAGTCCGGGCTCGGCCAGGCCGTCGTGTTCGTGGGCACGCCGCTGATCGCGCTGACCATCACCACCGTCGTCGCGATGTTCCTCCTGGGCTACACCTTGGGCCGCACCCTGAAGCAGGTCTCCGACACCGTCGGCTCCTCCTTCGCGCCGATCGCCAGCATCCTGTTGATCGTTGCGGCGGGCGGCGGCTTCAAGCAGACGCTGGTCGACTCCGGCATCGCCGACGTCATCGCGTCGGGCATCGTGCAGGCCTCAATCCCCGTGATCCTGGCCGGCTGGATCGTCTCGGCGCTCATCCGCGTCGCCACGGGCTCCGCGACCGTCGCGACCATCACGGCCTCGGGCATCATGGCCCCGCTGGCGACAGACCTCACCTCCCCGCACCTTGCGCTGCTCGTGCTGGCCATCGGCTCCGGCTCGGTGTTCCTCTCCCACGTCAACGACGCGGGCTTCTGGCTGGTCAAGGAGTACTTCGGCATGACGGTCGGCCAGACCTTCAAGACCTGGTCGCTGATGGAGACCGTGCTGTCCGTCACGGGCCTCGCCTCGGTGATGCTGCTCTCGCTCGCTTTCTGA
- a CDS encoding gluconokinase, which translates to MTDTDHQSIHLVLMGVAGSGKTTILHALADRLGWSVAEGDAFHPEANVAKMQAGHPLTDEDRWPWLERIVTWTHVEDAAGRDTLVTCSALRRVYRDKLREAPGRTICVHLAGAEKLIAERMAARAGHFMPTSLLPSQIATLEPLGDDEDGIVVDVNQTTEEITDEIVSRLHLVAADYHTHH; encoded by the coding sequence ATGACGGATACAGACCACCAGAGCATCCACCTGGTCCTCATGGGCGTCGCGGGCTCCGGGAAGACCACGATCCTGCACGCGCTGGCAGACCGGCTCGGCTGGTCGGTGGCGGAGGGCGACGCCTTCCACCCCGAGGCGAACGTCGCCAAGATGCAAGCCGGGCACCCGCTCACCGACGAGGACCGCTGGCCCTGGCTGGAGCGGATCGTGACGTGGACCCACGTCGAGGACGCCGCGGGCAGGGACACGCTCGTCACCTGCTCCGCGCTGCGCCGCGTCTACCGCGACAAGCTCCGCGAGGCTCCCGGCCGCACGATCTGCGTGCACCTGGCCGGGGCCGAGAAGCTGATCGCCGAGCGGATGGCCGCCCGCGCGGGGCACTTCATGCCCACCTCGCTGCTGCCGTCGCAGATCGCGACGCTCGAACCCCTGGGCGACGACGAGGACGGCATCGTCGTCGACGTCAACCAGACCACAGAGGAGATCACCGACGAGATCGTCTCGCGGCTGCACCTCGTCGCTGCCGACTACCACACCCACCACTGA
- a CDS encoding FadR/GntR family transcriptional regulator — translation MRIDVDPAGEATGPGGLLHEGVTRTLGIEIIDGVWEIGQPQTLEDIQGRFNVSRTVAREAARQLETMGLVRTRRRHGLVAQEKSLWHVLDSSLIDLRLHSTRREEQLRSLTHLRLAVEPAAAEGAARNGDVHARARLMPLASELRRLGEAGELTEFLQVDIDFHRTILALSGNELFAALSDIVAVVLTGRTELGLMPPRPQPEALDGHEAVAEAIFRGDPATARFAMQAILDEVRDAVVLPGSPT, via the coding sequence ATGAGAATCGACGTCGATCCGGCCGGCGAAGCGACCGGCCCCGGAGGCCTCCTGCATGAGGGGGTCACCCGCACGCTGGGCATCGAGATCATCGACGGCGTCTGGGAGATCGGCCAGCCCCAGACGCTGGAGGACATCCAGGGCCGGTTCAACGTCTCCCGCACGGTCGCGCGCGAGGCGGCACGCCAGCTCGAGACGATGGGCCTGGTGCGGACCCGCCGACGGCACGGGCTGGTCGCACAGGAGAAGTCGCTGTGGCACGTGCTCGACTCCTCACTCATCGATCTGCGGCTCCACTCCACGCGACGCGAGGAACAGCTCCGCTCCCTCACGCACCTGCGCCTGGCCGTCGAGCCGGCAGCGGCGGAAGGCGCGGCCCGCAACGGCGACGTGCACGCCCGTGCGCGGCTGATGCCCCTGGCCTCGGAGCTGCGCAGGCTCGGCGAGGCGGGCGAGCTGACCGAGTTCCTCCAGGTGGACATCGACTTCCACCGCACGATCCTGGCGCTGAGCGGCAACGAGCTGTTCGCCGCGCTGAGCGACATCGTCGCCGTCGTGCTGACCGGCCGTACGGAGCTCGGCCTGATGCCCCCCCGCCCACAGCCCGAGGCCCTCGACGGCCACGAGGCCGTCGCCGAGGCGATCTTCCGCGGGGACCCCGCGACCGCGCGCTTCGCGATGCAGGCCATCCTCGACGAGGTGCGCGACGCCGTCGTTCTACCGGGGTCGCCCACCTGA
- a CDS encoding DUF6049 family protein, translating into MISSRLLRAALAAALFAVTLVSASARPALAAGEFLDVTISSVSTATIDLTEPDQVITLKGTVTNVSTVPIRFANVHFWRSPTPLASSAAVTAALEAPPAGERLNQSEDNYFTISQEDEFGPGERVDFTVSGTVAQLTDEGTPLTATDVVYLIGVQVRGLPNDATGRSVVGREAIAMAATGRSVESSSVVLLTATPTWTTDGTFIDNSLEDELGGRLETLLGSASRTDVVTALDPALYEAAQKMSGTHTVGEDEESGSGVALRWVRRVDELIAAGSVWRLPYGNPDLVRAAASGALSPTLEAAASATPEALLDLPSVAVLSSGADESMLADLSDIDTVIVDGGSGSQAGAPSVIMAASQAELGGLEEGVQLARQVADDLVADRTPLYLITTAAEARRDAELDHLRTRTVPTTMPQSALVWPTDTTVAAWSDVADALHDARGNAGLIGDLSGTEPAGIDSLFATAFSADFATQADALAWTRANAPERVSNDAVTLRAAASFVMGSRTNTFPATLTNTLAVPVTVDVRFTSDSPQRIRVPDLESVTVQPGEALTLEVVPEASSNGVSLVHAQVTSTGGVPIDAPVTIEITATNFGRVGWIIIVVSGAVVLGGTAWRIRTVRRERARAESEGVQP; encoded by the coding sequence GTGATTTCCTCCCGGTTGCTGCGCGCAGCCCTCGCCGCCGCGCTGTTCGCCGTGACCCTCGTCAGCGCCTCCGCGCGCCCGGCTCTCGCCGCCGGAGAGTTCCTCGACGTCACCATCTCCTCGGTCTCGACGGCGACGATCGACCTCACGGAGCCGGACCAGGTCATCACGCTCAAGGGCACGGTCACCAACGTCTCCACGGTGCCGATCCGCTTCGCCAACGTGCACTTCTGGCGTTCCCCCACCCCACTGGCAAGCAGCGCCGCCGTCACCGCGGCGCTCGAGGCGCCGCCCGCGGGCGAACGCCTGAACCAGAGCGAGGACAACTACTTCACCATCTCGCAGGAGGACGAGTTCGGGCCAGGCGAACGAGTGGACTTCACCGTCAGCGGCACCGTCGCCCAGCTGACGGACGAGGGCACACCGCTGACCGCCACCGATGTGGTGTACCTGATCGGCGTCCAGGTCCGGGGGCTGCCCAACGATGCGACCGGCCGCAGCGTCGTCGGCCGCGAAGCCATCGCGATGGCCGCCACCGGCCGGAGCGTCGAGTCCTCATCGGTGGTGCTGCTGACCGCCACGCCGACGTGGACGACCGACGGCACCTTCATCGACAACTCCCTCGAGGACGAGCTCGGCGGGCGACTCGAGACGCTGCTCGGCAGCGCGAGCCGCACCGACGTCGTGACCGCCCTCGACCCGGCCCTCTACGAGGCGGCCCAGAAGATGTCCGGCACCCACACCGTCGGGGAGGACGAGGAGTCGGGCAGCGGCGTCGCGCTGCGCTGGGTGCGCCGCGTCGACGAGCTGATCGCGGCGGGATCCGTCTGGCGGCTGCCCTACGGCAACCCCGACCTGGTCCGCGCCGCAGCAAGCGGCGCGCTCTCCCCGACGCTCGAAGCCGCCGCGTCCGCCACCCCCGAGGCGCTGCTCGACCTGCCGAGCGTTGCGGTCCTGTCATCCGGCGCCGACGAGTCGATGCTGGCGGACCTCAGCGACATCGACACCGTGATCGTCGACGGAGGCTCCGGCTCGCAGGCCGGCGCCCCCAGCGTCATCATGGCCGCGTCGCAGGCTGAGCTCGGCGGCCTCGAGGAGGGCGTGCAACTCGCGAGACAGGTGGCCGACGACCTGGTCGCCGACCGCACCCCCCTCTACCTGATCACCACGGCCGCCGAGGCGAGGCGCGATGCCGAACTCGACCACCTGCGCACCCGCACCGTCCCCACGACCATGCCGCAGTCCGCGCTGGTCTGGCCGACGGACACCACGGTGGCTGCCTGGAGCGACGTCGCCGATGCCCTGCACGATGCCCGCGGCAACGCCGGGCTGATCGGCGACCTGAGCGGAACCGAGCCCGCAGGGATCGACTCCCTCTTCGCGACCGCCTTCAGCGCCGACTTCGCCACGCAGGCGGATGCGCTGGCCTGGACAAGGGCGAACGCCCCCGAACGCGTCTCGAATGACGCCGTCACCCTGCGCGCGGCGGCGTCCTTCGTGATGGGTTCGCGCACCAACACATTCCCGGCCACTCTGACCAACACGCTCGCCGTCCCCGTGACCGTGGACGTCCGCTTCACCTCCGACTCCCCCCAACGCATCCGCGTGCCCGACCTGGAGAGCGTCACCGTCCAACCGGGCGAGGCCCTGACGCTCGAGGTAGTGCCAGAGGCCTCCTCCAACGGCGTCTCACTGGTCCACGCCCAGGTGACAAGCACCGGCGGCGTGCCCATCGACGCTCCGGTGACCATCGAGATCACTGCGACGAACTTCGGGCGTGTCGGCTGGATCATCATCGTCGTCTCGGGTGCAGTGGTACTCGGCGGCACCGCGTGGCGGATCCGCACCGTCCGGCGCGAACGCGCCAGGGCGGAGTCCGAGGGGGTCCAGCCGTGA